The proteins below come from a single Panicum hallii strain FIL2 chromosome 7, PHallii_v3.1, whole genome shotgun sequence genomic window:
- the LOC112900849 gene encoding uncharacterized protein LOC112900849, with amino-acid sequence HHHHAAPHRILRSRQKSRARGGIRALGAGKRKLLPFLRLLSSAWRWSSGSNSYLAVSSSSSPPVGSNLRGNRAPWPPQPGRSAGRIFCCSKPGIIIDSREGSHSITQSEIVLAKPTAMADGKYEPAREGLPDGWLKERRPRKNRYGSRIKGDMFYIDPINGYEFRSLKDVYRYIESGDISQCVTLPNKRKIEDLHTAGDQSDRTGNPSDHKQSDAANESNQYDIPRGTNTLRNVQRETVRVEATESKSIQSGLIEHTPGKDESVTRTGENVEQKTKEKKRKTKPVKGIATPLRSSPRLAALKISQEANNNAPRDEPISTYSDITNQSQKKQVQKPRRKANSSVLLEMKDGTPTASSSEKFEDKYRSVPNQVQGASVPYSSGDVGCHNAPAETPVLPQQVGQGETSDNMPGSALSTLFRHVWSDPCLVFAFRTLMGDIPVLNDTLAYRSSAYDGNRNYFIPPQNLNKGATTNWSSSAYDGNRNQMQVNHVGLSVPRPSDKFYGSGWFPPQ; translated from the exons CACCACCACCACGCCGCACCTCATCGTATCTTGAGGAGCAGACAAAAGTCGCGGGCTCGCGGCGGCATCAGGGCACTGGGCGCGGGTAAAAGAAAGTTGCTGCCTTTCCTCCGGCTCCTTTCTAGTGCGTGGAGGTGGAGCAGTGGGAGCAACAGCTACCTTGCCgtgtcctcctcttcctctcctcctgtcgGCAGCAATCTCCGCGGAAACCGAGCTCCATGGCCGCCGCAGCCGGGCCGTAGCGCCGGCCG GATCTTCTGCTGTTCTAAACCAGGCATAATTATTGATTCTCGTGAGGGCTCTCATTCTATAACTCAAAGTGAGATTGTTCTTGCAAAACCCACTGCCATG GCTGATGGCAAGTATGAGCCTGCTAGAGAGGGGTTACCTGATGGTTGGTTGAAAGAACGCAGACCTAGAAAGAATCGATATGGATCTAGAATCAAGGGTGACATG TTCTATATTGACCCAATCAATGGATATGAATTTCGCTCTCTTAAGGATGTGTACCGCTATATTGAATCTGGAGACATCAGTCAATGTGTTACGTTGCCAAACAAGAGAAAAATTGAGGACCTGCATACTGCAGGGGACCAATCTGATCGT aCAGGAAATCCATCAGATCATAAACAATCGGATGCAGCTAATGAGTCTAATCAATATGATATACCAAGAGGTACCAACACACTGAGAAATGTCCAAAGGGAAACTGTTCGAGTTGAAGCTACAGAGTCCAAGAGCATCCAATCAGGCTTGATAGAACACACTCCAGGGAAAGATGAATCTGTTACCAGAACTGGAGAGAATGTGGAGCAGAAAACCAAGGAAAAGAAACGCAAAACTAAACCTGTCAAAGGGATTGCTACACCTCTTCGATCATCACCTCGTTTAGCTGCACTGAAGATTAGCCAGGAGGCAAATAATAATGCGCCAAGAGATGAACCTATTAGCACATATTCAGACATCACCAACCAGTCACAAAAAAAGCAAGTCCAGAAACCTAGGCGAAAGGCCAATTCCTCTGTACTTCTTGAGATGAAAGATGGAACACCTACCGCAAGTTCTTCGGAAAAGTTTGAGGACAAATACCGTTCAGTTCCCAATCAAGTTCAAGGAGCATCAGTCCCATACTCTTCAGGAGATGTTGGATGCCACAATGCACCAGCTGAGACACCTGTTCTGCCGCAACAAGTTGGACAAGGTGAAACCTCTGATAATATGCCTGGATCTGCCCTGTCGACGCTATTTCGACACGTCTGGTCAGATCCATGCCTTGTGTTTGCGTTCAGGACTCTGATGGGTGATATTCCTGTTCTTAATGACACTTTAGCATACCGATCTTCCGCTTATGATGGAAATAGAAACTACTTCATCCCACCTCAGAACTTGAATAAAGGGGCAACAACCAATTGGTCTTCTTCGGCTTATGATGGTAACAGAAACCAAATGCAAGTCAATCATGTTGGTCTGTCAGTGCCAAGGCCATCAGATAAGTTCTACGGCAGTGGTTGGTTCCCTCCCCAGTGA
- the LOC112900850 gene encoding uncharacterized protein LOC112900850, which translates to MVGVWDHRTCDGINTTFICDERSNNCTLGMGSGQPSRRESLRIASRKAGEERPGELHWQATPSSPSVRGTAIYLFSYEGVPQRHRDHLSAAGKQEGEESRLVLQQVRRAARLRRRAALPALAPPCSWRYGNAVERVHAQLSLSQPQACGLWIWEGVLNVYAGEVVEYLQLEGRKSKDVPKLNCGCGRPFASLGTQTPNQSRWLHCKQKDHQAPQSRTNVRTTPLKTSATETATPAKSCKPTLGNDPRNQTLENDLLASSRGAPAPAATNPAPPPPPGTTTTPDPAATTTTPDFCSYLRHKYPDHLHSRIIDALKYHNARCIQHATKCKNTLTAAIVRENMVLADKCMEHYGGKGVTRTAAGQKMNCNERRRTYEDLLSGPESGNEAEKTGHRARHQKHSTAPAMCSSGSKNNCFFCASGNRQMAFWRPRSFRGS; encoded by the exons ATGGTCGGCGTTTGGGACCACAGGACCTGCGACGGCATAAACACGACCTTCATCTGCGACGAGCGCAGC AACAACTGCACGCTGGGGATGGGCAGCGGCCAGCCAAGCAGGCGAGAGAGCCTCAGGATCGCCTCGAGGAAGGCGGGAGAAGAGAGGCCAGGGGAGCTGCACTGGCAAGCGACGCCTTCTTCCCCTTCGGTGAGAGGCACCGCTATCTATCTCTTCTCCTATGAAG GCGTGCCACAGCGGCATCGGGATCATCTCTCAGCCGCGGGGAAGCAAGAGGGAGAAGAAAGCCGTCTCGTGCTGCAACAAGTACGGCGTGCCGCTCGTCTTCGCCGGCGCGCGGCACTTCCGGCATTAGCGCCGCCGTGTTCATGGCGTTACGGAAATGCAGTTGAGCGTGTGCATGCTCAGCTGAGCTTATCTCAGCCACAG GCATGCGGTTTATGGATATGGGAGGGTGTGCTTAACGTTTACGCAGGTGAGGTAGTGGAATATTTGCAATTGGAGGGTCGCAAGTCCAAGGACGTGCCGAAACTTAATTGTGGCTGTGGAAGACCTTTTGCTTCCCTTGGCACCCAAACCCCCAACCAGAGCAGATGGCTACATTGCAAG CAGAAGGACCATCAAGCTCCACAGTCGCGAACAAATGTTCGAACAACTCCTTTGAAAACGTCAGCAACTGAAACGGCCACACCTGCAAAGTCATGCAAACCAACCCTTGGAAATGATCCACGCAACCAAACCCTTGAAAATGATCTACTGGCATCATCAAGGGGAGCTCCAGCTCCAGCAGCAACAAATCCagctcctccacctccaccaggAACAACTACAACACCAGATCCAGCAGCAACAACTACAACACCAGACTTTTGTTCATATCTTAGGCATAAATACCCTGACCAT CTTCACAGCCGTATAATTGACGCATTGAAGTACCACAATGCAAGGTGCATCCAGCATGCTACCAAGTGTAAGAACACTCTAACTGCAGCCATTGTGAGAGAGAATATGGTGCTCGCTGACAAGTGCATGGAGCATTACGGCGGAAAAGGTGTTACGAGAACTGCAGCAGGGCAGAAAATGAATTGCAATGAACGCCGCAGGACATATGAAGACCTGCTCAGTGGCCCTGAGTCAGGCAATGAAG CTGAGAAGACAGGTCACCGAGCAAGGCACCAGAAACATTCCACTGCACCTGCAATGTGCAGCTCTGGTTCAAAAAACAACTGCTTTTTCTGTGCCAGTGGTAACCGTCAGATGGCTTTTTGGCGGCCGAGATCGTTCCGTGGGAGTTAA